In one Bosea sp. RAC05 genomic region, the following are encoded:
- a CDS encoding transglycosylase SLT domain-containing protein: MGERFKQFQAVFPEEACLDALMRARHGGTQLTCAACGRPSHFQPRVKLRAFACEHCNYLVQPGAGTALDSRRTPLQLWFFTLRVSAEQGPKAAAGAVEREAGVPALTARRLVSDLAALEAQGADWFVVLRRRVAGEAAPTAPVSPGPASTAAGAEGAAPSRAAMAPVSGAGGSGRATMIALTAGIACLAVAVLGVALVKLRQPEAPRDPETVAVASAPALQTAARPSLILSSVESDLEAAREATEFALRADPSLAAIKEQADGPPEIPVVPLTQPPSNILLVPPKLPPGQAAPGPRSRIPQAPITTGGDPEQLLTFGPIRIRRHLVETIVRAGKVVGADPTLLMAVADKESSFSTSVQAKTSSATGLYQFIEQTWLGVVSEFGTKHGLAAEAKLIGRNGRQFVVADAAERQRILDLRREPYLSALLAGEMLKRDTLRLEKAMGRHLTGGEIYLIHFLGPDAAQTFIETMEETPDVKAAELLPRPAQANRPIFYADAGGETKTLSVSEVHRKFNEMIKVRLDRYKTVRPAAPQQAERAKK; the protein is encoded by the coding sequence ATGGGTGAACGCTTCAAGCAGTTCCAGGCCGTGTTTCCCGAGGAGGCCTGCCTCGACGCGCTGATGCGCGCGCGTCATGGCGGCACGCAGCTGACCTGCGCCGCCTGCGGCCGTCCGAGCCATTTTCAGCCCCGGGTCAAGCTGCGCGCCTTCGCCTGCGAGCATTGCAACTACCTGGTCCAGCCCGGAGCCGGCACCGCGCTCGACAGCCGCCGCACGCCGCTGCAGCTCTGGTTCTTCACGCTGCGGGTCAGCGCCGAGCAGGGCCCGAAGGCGGCGGCGGGCGCCGTCGAGCGCGAGGCGGGTGTGCCGGCGCTGACCGCGCGGCGGCTGGTGAGCGACCTCGCGGCGCTGGAGGCCCAGGGGGCCGACTGGTTCGTGGTGCTGCGCCGGCGCGTGGCCGGCGAGGCGGCGCCGACGGCCCCGGTTTCGCCCGGGCCGGCTTCGACCGCTGCCGGGGCGGAGGGTGCGGCGCCGTCCCGTGCCGCGATGGCGCCTGTGTCCGGCGCGGGAGGCTCCGGCCGGGCGACGATGATCGCGCTGACGGCCGGCATCGCCTGCCTCGCGGTGGCCGTGCTCGGCGTCGCGCTCGTCAAGCTGCGGCAGCCGGAGGCGCCGCGCGATCCCGAGACGGTCGCGGTCGCCAGCGCGCCCGCGCTGCAGACGGCGGCGCGTCCCTCGCTGATCCTGTCCTCGGTCGAGAGCGATCTGGAGGCGGCGCGCGAGGCGACCGAGTTCGCGCTCAGGGCCGATCCCAGCCTGGCGGCGATCAAGGAGCAGGCGGACGGCCCGCCGGAGATCCCGGTCGTGCCACTGACGCAGCCGCCGTCCAACATCCTGCTGGTGCCGCCGAAGCTGCCCCCGGGCCAGGCGGCGCCGGGCCCGCGCTCGCGGATTCCGCAGGCGCCGATCACGACCGGCGGCGACCCCGAGCAGTTGCTGACCTTCGGGCCGATCCGGATCCGGCGGCATCTCGTCGAGACGATCGTGCGTGCCGGCAAGGTGGTGGGTGCGGATCCGACGCTGCTGATGGCGGTGGCGGACAAGGAATCGTCGTTCTCGACCTCGGTTCAGGCCAAGACATCCTCGGCCACCGGCCTCTACCAGTTCATCGAGCAGACCTGGCTCGGCGTCGTCAGCGAATTCGGAACGAAGCACGGTCTGGCGGCGGAGGCGAAGCTGATCGGGCGCAATGGCCGCCAGTTCGTCGTCGCCGATGCGGCCGAACGCCAGCGCATCCTCGATCTCAGGCGCGAGCCCTATCTCTCGGCGCTGCTGGCCGGCGAGATGCTGAAGCGCGACACGCTGCGGCTGGAGAAGGCCATGGGCCGCCATCTCACCGGCGGCGAGATCTACCTGATCCATTTCCTCGGGCCCGACGCCGCCCAGACCTTCATCGAGACGATGGAGGAAACCCCCGACGTCAAGGCGGCGGAGCTGCTGCCGCGGCCGGCCCAGGCGAACCGGCCGATCTTCTATGCGGATGCCGGCGGCGAGACCAAGACGCTGTCGGTCTCCGAGGTCCACCGCAAGTTCAACGAGATGATCAAGGTCAGGCTCGACCGCTACAAGACGGTGCGCCCCGCCGCGCCCCAGCAGGCCGAGCGCGCGAAGAAGTAG
- a CDS encoding class I SAM-dependent methyltransferase gives MNDMATNPYDAVAYPGHAFEQTHPARLATIAHFHGMQAAPSHAMRVLELGCGRGGNLIPMAAQHRESRFVGIDLSGSAIAEAKRATAELGLENVVFHHRDILAVGPELGSFDYILVHGVYSWVPDAVREAIMALIGGLLAPQGIAYVSYNALPGCRLRDLARDVMLYATRDVTEPTERVRVARAALAAFAAASDGETFHGAALRQRLTQLADTPDNVLYHDDLNPIARPFALHEVLDAAQRHGLQFLAEASFPNMFAAAKGPAQAMLATIPAEQGVLREQTVDLLIGRAFRETLLCRDGIPLRRVIGPGSLAPYHVAAHATLVEPGEGEEGRPGIDRFEFEGGVRLSVDLHMCKAALRRLSQAWPGSIAFDTLVSQAVADVGAALEPDRAGQVARLEEALIAIFKAGLLDIKLEPPPLTTAVAERPCASMVARWQAQTSREVANLRHRTVGLDGIVGRKFVTLLDGSRTPEMLLADLNAFLDEIHASGADVADVPRRATAEQVAMHLKDVARLGLLYP, from the coding sequence ATGAACGACATGGCGACCAATCCCTATGACGCGGTCGCCTATCCAGGCCACGCCTTCGAGCAGACGCATCCGGCCAGGCTGGCGACGATTGCGCATTTCCACGGCATGCAGGCGGCGCCGTCGCATGCGATGCGGGTTCTGGAGCTGGGCTGCGGCCGCGGCGGCAACCTGATCCCGATGGCCGCGCAGCACCGCGAGAGCCGCTTCGTCGGCATCGATCTCAGCGGCAGCGCGATCGCGGAGGCGAAGCGGGCGACGGCGGAGCTCGGCCTGGAGAATGTCGTCTTCCACCATCGTGACATCCTCGCGGTCGGGCCGGAGCTCGGCAGCTTCGACTACATCCTCGTCCATGGGGTCTACTCCTGGGTGCCGGATGCGGTCCGCGAGGCGATCATGGCCCTCATCGGCGGATTGCTGGCGCCGCAGGGCATCGCCTATGTCAGCTACAACGCGCTGCCGGGCTGCCGCCTGCGTGATCTCGCCCGCGACGTGATGCTCTACGCCACGCGCGACGTCACCGAGCCGACCGAGCGGGTGCGCGTGGCGCGTGCCGCGCTCGCGGCCTTCGCCGCGGCGAGCGACGGCGAGACCTTCCACGGGGCGGCTCTGCGGCAGCGCCTGACCCAGTTGGCGGATACGCCCGACAACGTCCTCTACCACGACGATCTCAACCCGATTGCGCGGCCCTTCGCGCTGCATGAGGTGCTCGACGCGGCGCAACGGCACGGGCTGCAGTTCCTGGCCGAAGCCTCCTTTCCCAACATGTTCGCGGCGGCGAAGGGCCCGGCCCAGGCGATGCTCGCGACCATTCCCGCCGAGCAGGGGGTCTTGAGGGAACAGACGGTCGACCTGCTGATCGGCCGCGCCTTCCGCGAGACGCTGCTCTGCCGCGACGGAATCCCGCTGCGGCGCGTCATCGGCCCGGGTTCGCTCGCGCCCTACCATGTTGCCGCGCATGCGACGCTGGTCGAGCCGGGCGAGGGCGAGGAGGGCAGGCCGGGCATCGACCGGTTCGAATTCGAGGGGGGCGTGCGGCTCTCCGTCGACCTCCATATGTGCAAGGCGGCGCTGCGGCGCCTGAGCCAGGCCTGGCCCGGCAGCATCGCCTTCGACACGCTCGTCAGCCAGGCGGTGGCCGATGTCGGCGCGGCGCTCGAGCCGGATCGGGCCGGGCAGGTCGCCCGTCTCGAGGAGGCGCTGATCGCCATCTTCAAGGCCGGGCTGCTCGACATCAAGCTGGAGCCGCCGCCGCTGACGACGGCGGTGGCCGAGCGGCCGTGCGCCAGCATGGTGGCGCGCTGGCAGGCGCAGACCTCGCGGGAGGTCGCCAATCTGCGCCATCGCACGGTGGGGCTGGACGGGATCGTCGGGCGAAAATTCGTCACTCTGCTCGATGGTTCGCGGACGCCTGAGATGCTGCTGGCCGATCTCAACGCGTTCCTCGACGAGATCCATGCCTCGGGAGCCGATGTCGCGGATGTGCCGCGGCGTGCGACGGCGGAGCAGGTGGCCATGCATCTGAAGGATGTGGCGCGGCTCGGCCTGCTCTATCCTTGA
- a CDS encoding OmpA family protein has translation MPVTSFVRTRSRGGAALLRLARIVLAIAPLAVLPAPAGAQPAAPTPVPFPEALQRAATELFGRAAITGDRVELVIDPLIDAASGAQSAATRAMQQRLVEIVRTSYPRFVVQPFTPEVLARNPVVLVGTFTAISQAGNEAPPDAFRICLSLADLASRTVVAKGVARATPEDVDVTPTPYFRDVPVWAKDQATDAYVKTCQGTPMGGRLDPAYVDRLPANALIQDGIAEYEAQRFREALAFYRTARKLPGGDQHRVRVGTYLANAKLGRRDDAVDAFGDLVDYGLSTEQLSVRLLFRPGSTQFIDNPQTTEPYPMWLSQIATRVRQKNACLEIVGHTSRTGPPSLNERLSVLRAQFIMDLLLTGMPDGRSRMIASGRGFRDNLVGTGKDDASDALDRRVEFKVIGC, from the coding sequence GTGCCGGTGACATCATTCGTCCGCACCCGCTCTCGCGGTGGAGCCGCCCTGCTGCGGCTGGCGCGGATCGTCCTGGCGATCGCGCCCCTGGCCGTCCTTCCGGCTCCGGCCGGGGCCCAGCCTGCGGCGCCGACGCCCGTGCCGTTCCCCGAGGCGCTGCAGCGGGCGGCGACCGAGCTCTTCGGCAGGGCTGCGATCACGGGCGACCGCGTCGAACTGGTGATCGATCCGCTGATCGACGCCGCGTCGGGGGCGCAATCGGCCGCGACGCGCGCGATGCAGCAGAGGCTCGTCGAGATCGTCCGGACCTCGTATCCGCGCTTCGTCGTGCAGCCGTTCACGCCCGAGGTTCTGGCGCGCAATCCGGTCGTGCTCGTCGGGACCTTCACGGCGATCAGTCAGGCCGGCAACGAGGCCCCGCCCGACGCGTTCCGGATCTGCCTGAGCCTGGCTGATCTCGCCTCGCGCACCGTGGTCGCCAAGGGCGTGGCCCGTGCCACGCCCGAGGATGTCGACGTCACGCCGACACCCTATTTCCGCGACGTCCCGGTCTGGGCGAAGGACCAGGCGACCGACGCCTATGTGAAGACCTGCCAGGGCACGCCGATGGGCGGGCGGCTGGATCCGGCCTATGTCGACCGGCTGCCGGCGAATGCGCTGATCCAGGACGGCATCGCCGAATACGAGGCGCAGCGCTTTCGCGAGGCGCTCGCCTTCTACCGCACGGCGCGCAAGCTGCCGGGCGGCGACCAGCACCGCGTGCGCGTCGGCACCTACCTCGCCAATGCGAAGCTGGGCCGCCGCGACGACGCGGTCGATGCCTTCGGCGATCTCGTCGACTACGGGCTGAGCACCGAACAGCTGTCGGTCCGGCTGCTGTTCCGGCCGGGCTCCACGCAGTTCATCGACAATCCGCAGACGACCGAGCCCTATCCGATGTGGCTGAGCCAGATCGCGACGCGCGTGCGCCAGAAGAACGCCTGCCTCGAGATCGTCGGCCACACCTCGCGCACGGGGCCGCCATCCCTGAACGAACGGCTCTCGGTGCTGCGGGCGCAGTTCATCATGGACCTGCTGCTGACCGGAATGCCCGATGGCCGCAGCCGGATGATCGCGAGCGGGCGCGGCTTCCGCGACAATCTGGTCGGCACCGGCAAGGACGATGCGAGCGACGCGCTCGACCGGCGGGTGGAGTTCAAGGTCATCGGCTGCTGA
- a CDS encoding caspase family protein: protein MIPIARLPLLMGLALLLLALPAAATERRVALVIGNSTYANAPVLPNTVNDARDMVAALRKVGFEVVDGVDLDKRGMDQAVTRFARLAQDADAAMFYYAGHGLQFNGENYLVPVEARVEDEIGVQYETTRLNDVVTALNFSRGVKIMVLDACRNNPFVTHLARRQGTRSFAVGTGLAPVARAQGMVIAYATQANDVAADGAGRNSPFTAALVREIDQPGVEVATLFRRVQKSVYEATNGRQTPELSLSLLGDFYLNRSETDSDVWGRIRTSEDPAVYHDFIRRYPTSFFTIDARTRLDLLERRADETRERDQLARDFAARERALLERVERAERVRQQAATDLAKRQTEASLTIAPPPGAAARTPPAPSSGTVRPVAIPPAREQAERDRLAEEVSRRDRELASLETEKKRLADERLLMEQAMAARMGTLTMSVPAQPSLSLGATATGPERSLNGRPAAEPATSTVAPGARPQAARAPATRPSAATCSEILLRAQLGELTAQAKEQLQLCR from the coding sequence ATGATCCCGATCGCCCGGCTGCCTCTGCTGATGGGTCTCGCATTGCTGCTGCTGGCGTTGCCGGCGGCGGCGACGGAGCGCCGCGTCGCGCTGGTGATCGGCAACTCGACCTATGCCAACGCGCCCGTGCTGCCCAACACGGTGAACGATGCGCGCGACATGGTCGCCGCGCTGCGCAAGGTCGGCTTCGAGGTGGTCGACGGCGTCGACCTCGACAAGCGCGGCATGGACCAGGCGGTGACCCGGTTCGCGCGCCTGGCGCAGGATGCCGATGCCGCGATGTTCTACTATGCGGGGCATGGGCTGCAGTTCAACGGCGAGAACTATCTCGTGCCGGTGGAGGCGCGGGTCGAGGACGAGATCGGCGTCCAGTACGAGACGACGCGGCTCAACGACGTGGTGACGGCGCTGAACTTCTCGCGCGGCGTCAAGATCATGGTGCTCGACGCCTGCCGCAACAATCCGTTCGTGACCCATCTCGCCAGGCGCCAGGGCACGCGCAGCTTCGCCGTCGGCACCGGGCTCGCCCCCGTCGCGCGGGCGCAGGGCATGGTGATCGCCTATGCCACGCAGGCCAACGACGTCGCAGCCGACGGCGCCGGCCGCAACAGCCCCTTCACCGCCGCGCTGGTGCGCGAGATCGACCAGCCCGGCGTCGAGGTCGCGACCCTGTTCCGGCGCGTCCAGAAGAGCGTCTACGAGGCCACCAACGGCCGCCAGACCCCGGAACTCTCACTGTCGCTGCTCGGCGACTTCTACCTGAACCGCTCCGAGACCGACAGCGACGTCTGGGGGCGGATCCGGACGAGCGAGGACCCGGCCGTCTATCACGACTTCATCCGCCGCTATCCGACCAGCTTCTTCACCATCGATGCGCGCACGCGGCTCGACCTGCTCGAGCGCCGCGCCGACGAGACGAGGGAGCGCGACCAGCTTGCCCGCGACTTCGCGGCGCGCGAGCGCGCCCTGCTGGAGCGCGTCGAGCGGGCCGAGCGGGTGCGCCAGCAGGCGGCGACCGACCTCGCCAAGCGCCAGACCGAAGCCTCGCTGACGATCGCGCCGCCGCCCGGCGCCGCGGCGCGGACACCCCCGGCGCCCTCTTCGGGCACGGTGCGGCCGGTCGCGATCCCGCCGGCGCGCGAGCAGGCCGAGCGCGACCGCCTCGCCGAGGAGGTTTCGCGGCGGGACCGCGAGCTGGCCTCGCTCGAGACCGAGAAGAAGCGGCTCGCCGATGAGCGGCTGCTGATGGAGCAGGCGATGGCGGCGCGGATGGGCACGCTGACCATGTCGGTCCCGGCGCAGCCGAGCCTCTCGCTGGGGGCGACGGCCACGGGGCCGGAGCGTTCGCTGAACGGGCGCCCCGCGGCCGAGCCGGCCACCAGCACGGTCGCGCCGGGCGCGCGGCCGCAGGCGGCCCGGGCCCCGGCGACGCGGCCGAGTGCCGCGACCTGCAGCGAGATCCTGCTGCGGGCGCAGCTCGGCGAACTGACGGCGCAGGCCAAGGAGCAGCTGCAGCTGTGCCGGTGA
- a CDS encoding DUF4399 domain-containing protein, producing MHRVRLGVMSVLLTLAVAATAFVPPAFAQEAARPRSKAPADARLDFVDIADGARLPGKFVVRFALSGMEVAPAGLPQPNAGHHHILIDTELPPLDQPIPSDFNHLHLGSGQTEIEVVLPAGRHTLQLLFADHDHVPHDPPVMSRRITVEVGEEPQEQARVAAAPGARVFFVDLVDGATIPTRSIIRFGAEGVALSPAGTKHPNGGHHHLLINTALPPLDHEIPSDFNHVHFGRGQTEAEITLPPGEHTLQLLLGDHDHVPHDPPLMSPRIRVRVVEGEQLASAAQPATRPDGKPALTPAPPDAAVYFIYPRDGDVIFPNSTVRFGLRNMGVAPAGVAKPNTGHHHLIINAPTPPLDEAIPADLNHIHLGGGQTERRITLPRGEHTLQLIFTDENHVPHDPPILSERIRVTVAPGGKRPEKRR from the coding sequence GTGCACAGGGTTCGGCTCGGCGTCATGTCGGTGCTCCTGACGCTGGCCGTCGCCGCGACGGCGTTCGTTCCCCCGGCTTTCGCCCAGGAGGCGGCCCGGCCGCGCAGCAAGGCCCCGGCCGATGCCCGGCTCGATTTCGTCGATATCGCCGACGGCGCGCGCCTTCCGGGCAAATTCGTCGTTCGATTCGCGCTTTCGGGCATGGAGGTCGCTCCCGCCGGCCTGCCGCAACCCAATGCCGGCCACCACCATATCCTGATCGACACCGAGCTGCCGCCGCTCGACCAGCCGATCCCGAGCGATTTCAACCACCTCCATCTCGGCAGCGGCCAGACCGAGATCGAGGTCGTGCTGCCGGCCGGCCGCCACACGCTACAACTGCTCTTCGCCGATCACGATCACGTGCCCCACGACCCACCGGTGATGTCGCGCCGCATCACCGTCGAGGTCGGCGAGGAGCCGCAGGAGCAGGCGCGTGTCGCGGCAGCCCCCGGCGCGCGGGTCTTCTTCGTCGACCTGGTCGATGGGGCGACGATCCCGACCCGCTCGATCATCCGCTTCGGCGCGGAGGGCGTGGCGCTGTCGCCGGCCGGCACCAAGCATCCCAATGGCGGCCATCACCACCTGCTGATCAACACCGCGCTGCCGCCGCTCGACCACGAGATTCCCAGCGACTTCAACCATGTCCATTTCGGGCGCGGCCAGACCGAGGCCGAGATCACGCTGCCACCGGGCGAGCATACGCTGCAGCTGCTGCTGGGCGACCACGACCATGTCCCGCATGATCCGCCGCTCATGTCACCGCGCATCCGGGTGCGCGTCGTCGAGGGCGAGCAGCTGGCCTCGGCGGCACAGCCGGCAACCCGCCCGGACGGCAAGCCCGCCTTGACGCCCGCCCCGCCGGACGCGGCCGTCTATTTCATCTACCCGCGCGACGGCGACGTGATCTTCCCCAACAGCACCGTCCGCTTCGGGCTGCGCAACATGGGCGTCGCGCCCGCCGGCGTCGCCAAGCCCAACACCGGGCACCACCACCTGATCATCAACGCGCCGACGCCGCCGCTCGACGAGGCGATCCCCGCCGATCTCAACCACATCCATCTCGGCGGCGGGCAGACCGAGCGGCGCATCACCCTGCCCCGCGGCGAACACACGCTGCAGCTGATCTTCACCGACGAGAACCATGTGCCGCATGATCCGCCGATCCTGTCGGAGCGCATCCGGGTGACGGTGGCGCCCGGCGGCAAACGGCCGGAGAAGCGGCGATGA
- a CDS encoding DUF4399 domain-containing protein: MTACRRSRRGLAALLAAATLLAALAAGANPALAQSASGRHPAPKGAEVYFHYPLDGLRVPERFTVRMGLKEMGLAPAGTEWPNTGHHHLLINTEPGPPDQPIPADYNNIHLGNGQSEVVVTLPKGRHTLQLLLGDHNHVPHDPPVMSRKITVYVR, translated from the coding sequence ATGACCGCCTGTCGCCGATCCCGCCGCGGCCTCGCCGCCCTGCTGGCTGCCGCCACGCTGCTGGCGGCGCTGGCCGCTGGCGCAAACCCCGCCCTCGCGCAGTCGGCCTCGGGCCGGCATCCCGCGCCCAAGGGGGCGGAGGTCTATTTCCACTATCCCCTGGACGGGCTGCGCGTGCCCGAGCGCTTCACCGTCCGGATGGGTCTCAAGGAGATGGGCCTCGCCCCCGCGGGCACGGAATGGCCCAACACCGGCCATCACCATCTCTTGATCAACACGGAGCCCGGTCCGCCCGACCAGCCCATTCCCGCCGACTACAACAACATCCATCTCGGCAACGGCCAGAGCGAAGTGGTGGTGACCCTGCCCAAGGGCCGCCACACCTTGCAGCTCCTGCTGGGAGACCATAACCACGTCCCGCATGATCCTCCCGTGATGTCGCGCAAGATCACGGTCTATGTGCGCTGA